Below is a genomic region from Persicimonas caeni.
GGTCATTCAGAATGCGCCAGACTGTTCTCTTGAGCGACATCACGTATCCAATACTGCCAAATCCAAACAAGCGGGCCGATTGTCGGGGGCATCGGGTCGAGTTTCAATCTTTTTTACTCAATCCGATTGTGCAGCGGCGCAATTGCTTCGCCAGACCGAAGGGGTGCGCAAATTTCTCGACGACCATCGCCGCGCCCCGTGCCCGAGAAGGCCGCCCGACGTTGGCATAGATTCTGCTGTCGTTTCGTGGGACCAACACGGTGTCTGACACCATGTCTGCGGACACCATGTTCGCGCGCGCTCCGTTTCGTCATATCCACCGGAAAACCATGCGAATTCTCGCCGCCGTCGCCATCATCATCGTCATCGCAGCCGCCGTCTCCCTGTGGGTGCGCTCGAACTTCTTGCGCTCCCTCGACGCGCGCATGCAAGCCGTCAAAGACACCGATGCGGCCAAGGTCGGCGAACTCGAGCGCCTGCCCCCGCTGGTGCGTCGATACGTCGAGCGAAGCGGCGTCGAAAGGGGCGAGACGTACCGCTACGTCCACCTCACCCAGTCGGGCGACATGAAGCTCGCCCAGGACGGCGACTGGATGCCCTTCACGGCCGAGCAGTGGTTCGCCGTCTCCCGCCCGGCCTTTTTGTGGAAGCCCCAGATGCCCATGCCCGTGGGCTCCATCTTGGGCTCCGACTGGCTCGACGGCGACCAGGGCGGCCTGCAGATGCGCCTGCTGGGCGTCGTCCCCGTCGCCAACGTCGAGGGCCCCGTCGTCGCCGAGGGCGAGCTCGCCCGCTACCTGGCCGAGTTGCCCTGGAACCCGGCCGCGATCGCGACCAACGACGCGATCACCTGGACCCAGGACGACGACCGCCACGCCACGGCCACCATCACCGCCGGCGACCTCTCCACGAAGGCGACCTTCTCCTTCAATGAGGCCGGCGACATCACCGGCGTGCTCTCCCCGGGCCGCCCACGCGGCGAAGGCGACGACGTCGAGCGCCTGCCCTGGGGCGGCGACTTCGGGGAATACGTCGAGTTTGACGGCATCCGCGTTCCGGCGACAGGGGACGTGTTTTGGGAGGAAGCCGACGGGCGATTTGTCTATTGGAGGGGGAAGATCGAGTCGTACGAGTTGGAGTAGTGGGATTATGTCCCCGTGAGTTTCACAAAGCCCTCATTCTCGCGGCGACGGCTTCTGTGAGTTTCGCAAAGCCCTCATTCTCGCCGCGACGGCTTCTTTGGGTTTCACAAAGCCCCAAAACTCGCGTGGCGCCCTTTCGTGAGTTTCACAAAGCCCCAAAACTCGCGTAGCGCCCTTTCGTGAGTTTCACAAAGCCCCAAAACTCGCGTAGCGCCCTTTCGTGAGTTTCACAAAGCCCTCATTCTCGCGGCGACGGCTTCTGTGAGTTTCACGAAGCCCCAAAACTCGCGTGGCGCCCCTTTGTGAGTTTCACGAAGCCCTTATTCTCGCGCGGCGGCCCTTTGTGAATTTCACGAAGCCCCTATTCTCGCGTGGCGGCCCTTTGTGAATTTCACGAAGCCCCCCAGCTCCGGTCGCGCTACGCGCTCCCTGCGCAGGGGGCTATCGAATTGGGGATTCTGCCCTTCGGGCTCCAGAAGGCGGGCAAGATTGCCTCGAGCAGGGCCTGCGCCTACTCGACTCCTTGGCAACTCGCCTCAAAAGCCACGCATGGCCAGACGTGCGAGGCCGCCATACGGCA
It encodes:
- a CDS encoding DUF6544 family protein codes for the protein MRILAAVAIIIVIAAAVSLWVRSNFLRSLDARMQAVKDTDAAKVGELERLPPLVRRYVERSGVERGETYRYVHLTQSGDMKLAQDGDWMPFTAEQWFAVSRPAFLWKPQMPMPVGSILGSDWLDGDQGGLQMRLLGVVPVANVEGPVVAEGELARYLAELPWNPAAIATNDAITWTQDDDRHATATITAGDLSTKATFSFNEAGDITGVLSPGRPRGEGDDVERLPWGGDFGEYVEFDGIRVPATGDVFWEEADGRFVYWRGKIESYELE